Proteins encoded within one genomic window of Vulgatibacter sp.:
- a CDS encoding helix-turn-helix domain-containing protein yields MSNIVSSVGKRVRQLRTQAGMTQERLAERAEISVSFLSMIERGERSPHLETLERLALGLEVPVEALFRPDTVAGPQGVAIDKTDRSRAADGIYRRGDNLEGGPLPSARAVGDDKD; encoded by the coding sequence GTGAGCAACATCGTGAGCTCGGTCGGAAAAAGGGTCCGCCAGCTGCGAACGCAGGCCGGCATGACCCAGGAACGACTCGCCGAGCGTGCCGAAATCTCGGTTTCCTTTCTCTCGATGATCGAGCGCGGAGAGCGCTCGCCCCATCTGGAGACCCTCGAAAGGCTGGCACTCGGCCTCGAAGTACCCGTCGAAGCGCTGTTTCGCCCCGATACCGTGGCAGGTCCGCAGGGTGTGGCCATCGACAAGACCGACAGGAGCCGGGCGGCCGACGGCATCTACCGCCGGGGGGACAACCTCGAGGGGGGCCCGCTGCCCAGCGCCCGCGCCGTGGGGGACGACAAGGACTGA
- a CDS encoding TetR/AcrR family transcriptional regulator, with protein MGEAIDTAAADRRRAILRAAVVVFAEKGYHGCRIADVAQEAGVAYGLVYHYFRNKEELLHSVFAEGWKRFSSRLAELTAAEVPLREKVGAIVDFAFEAYRHDPRSMRVLILEVARTPAFRDSAKRTAFEDAIGLTGDLIERARARGEVRAGIDSYLAACILFGAVEILLTAFVLGQLDPESDADVARARSTAVEIFVGGVGS; from the coding sequence GTGGGCGAGGCGATCGACACAGCAGCAGCAGACCGCCGCCGCGCGATCCTTCGCGCGGCGGTGGTCGTCTTCGCCGAGAAGGGCTACCACGGCTGCCGCATCGCCGACGTGGCCCAGGAGGCCGGGGTCGCCTACGGCCTCGTCTACCACTACTTCCGCAACAAGGAGGAGCTGCTCCACTCGGTCTTCGCCGAGGGCTGGAAGCGCTTCTCCTCCCGCCTCGCCGAGCTCACCGCTGCCGAGGTGCCGCTCCGCGAGAAGGTCGGCGCCATCGTCGACTTCGCCTTCGAGGCCTACCGCCACGACCCGCGGTCGATGCGCGTGCTCATCCTCGAGGTAGCCCGAACCCCGGCCTTCCGGGACAGCGCCAAGCGCACCGCCTTCGAGGACGCCATCGGCCTCACCGGGGATTTGATCGAGCGCGCCAGGGCCCGGGGCGAGGTCCGCGCCGGGATCGATTCCTACCTCGCCGCCTGCATCCTCTTCGGTGCGGTGGAGATCCTCCTCACCGCCTTCGTGCTCGGCCAGCTCGATCCCGAGAGCGATGCCGACGTGGCGCGGGCGAGAAGCACCGCCGTCGAGATCTTCGTCGGCGGGGTGGGGAGCTGA